A portion of the Physeter macrocephalus isolate SW-GA chromosome 15, ASM283717v5, whole genome shotgun sequence genome contains these proteins:
- the LYPLA1 gene encoding acyl-protein thioesterase 1 isoform X3, translated as MPVTLNMNMAMPSWFDIIGLSPDSQEDETGIKQAAESVKALIDQEVKNGIPSNRIILGGFSQGGALSLYTALTTQQKLAGVAALSCWLPLRASFPQGPISGVNRDISILQCHGDLDPLVPLMFGSLTAERLKTLVNPSNVTFKTYAGMMHSSCQQVSVWKQRS; from the exons ATGCCTGTAACATTAAATATGAACATGGCCATGCCTTCTTG GTTTGACATTATTGGGCTTTCACCAGATTCACAGGAAGATGAAACTGGAATTAAACAGGCAGCAGAAAGTG taAAAGCTTTGATAGATCAAGAGGTGAAGAATGGCATTCCTTCTAACAGAATTATTTTGGGAGGATTTTCTCAG GGAGGAGCTTTATCTCTGTACACGGCACTGACCACACAGCAGAAGCTGGCCGGCGTCGCCGCTCTCAGCTGCTGGCTGCCCCTGCGGGCTTCCTTTCCACAG GGTCCTATCAGTGGCGTGAATAGAGATATTTCAATCCTTCAGTGCCATGGAGATTTGGATCCTTTAGTTCCCCTAATGTTTGGTTCTCTTACTGCTGAAAGGCTAAAGACATTGGTAAATCCAAGCAATGTAACCTTCAAAACCTATGCAGGCATGATGCACAGTTCATGTCAGCAGGTGAGTGTTTGGAAGCAGCGATCGTAG